GGCGACGCGCCCCGCCCCACCCTGCTGGACGACTTCCGCAAGGCGGGCAACGCCGTGCTGGTCGGCAGCCACAGTTTCTGGGAAGGCATCGACGTCAAGGGCGATGCCCTCACGCTGGTCATCATCGACAAGCTGCCGTTCGCACCGCCCGACGATCCGGTGCTGGCCAAGCGGCTGGAGCTGCTGCAGCAACAGGGCGGCAACCCCTTCATGTCACACCAGGTGCCGCAGGCCATCATTGCGCTCAAGCAGGGTGCGGGCCGGCTCATCCGCAGCGAGCGCGACCACGGCGTGCTGATGATTTGCGACACGCGATTGATCGACAAGCCTTACGGCCGGCGCATCTGGCAGAGCCTGCCGCCGATGCGCCGCAGCCGCGTCCAGCAGGAAGCCATCGACTTCCTGCTCAGCCTGAAAGATCAGGCCGTCACCTGAGCCCGGCTCAGATCTCGAGGTTGTCGATCAGGCGGGTCTTGCCCAGCTTCGCTGCGGCCAGGCAGACCAGGGGCTCGCCCGCGGCCAGTTCGGCATCGGCGGCCGGCAGCAGGTCGCGCTGGCGGCGCACCAGCACGTAGTCGGGCACCCAGCCGCGACCGCGCAGGCCGGCCATGGTCGCTTCTTCCAGCGCCAGCACCGCGCCACCATCCAGCCGACCCGCGTCACGCGCCTGCGTGATCTGCGCACGCACGGCCTGCAAGGCGGCACTGAGCTGGACGGCCTCGGCCCGCTCGGCTTCGCTGAGGTAGCCGTTGCGCGACGACAGGGCCAGGCCGTCGTCGGCCCGCAAGGTCTCGCCCCCAACGATCTCGATGGGCAGGCCCATCTGCCGCACCATGTTGCGGATCACCATGAGCTGCTGGTAGTCCTTCTTGCCGAACACCGCGGCACGCGGCTGCACGAGGTTGAACAGCTTGTGCACCACCGTGCAGACGCCCGTGAAGAACCCGGGGCGGAAGGCGCCCTCCAGGATGTCGGCCAGCTCACTGGGCGGCACCACCTTGTAGCCTTGCGGTTCGGGGTAAAGCTCGGCTTCCGACGGCGCAAACAGGATGTCGCAACCGGCCGCCGTCAGCAGCTCGGCATCGCGCTGCAGCGTGCGCGGATAGGTGTCGAAATCTTCGTTGGGGCCGAACTGCAGCCGGTTGACGAAGATGCTGGCCACCACGGGGCTGCCGCTTTCACCGGCCAGCTCGCGGGCGCGGCGGATCAGGTCGAGGTGGCCGTCATGCAGGTTGCCCATCGTGGGCACGAACACGGGGGCAGCGGGCGCGGCCGACAGCGTGGCACGCAGCTCGGCAATGGTGTGGATGACCTTCATGGGGCGTGGGGCTCAGTAGCCGTGCAGGGTTTCGTCGGGGAAGCTGCCGTTCTTGACGGCCGCGACATAGCGGCGGATGGCCTCTTCAGCCGAGCCGCCCTCGGCGGTGAAGTCGCGTACGAAACGGGGCAGCTTGCCACGGGTCAGGTTCAGCATGTCGTGCAGCACCAGCACCTGGCCGGCCGTGCCCTGCCCCGCGCCAATGCCGATCGTCATGACACCGGGGTTGTCGGTCTGCACATCGCGCGCCACCTGCGATGGCATCAGCTCCAGCACCATCATGGCCGCGCCCGCATCGGCGAGTTCGCGCGCATGGCGGCGCAGCGTGGTGGCACCCGCTTCGTCGCGCCCCTGGATGCGGTAGCCGCCGAGCGCGTGCACGCTCTGCGGGGTGAGCCCCAGGTGGGCACACACGGGCACGCCGCGTTCGGTCAGGAAGTGCACGGTCTCGGCCGTCCAGCCGCCGCCTTCGAGCTTGACCATGTGCGCGCCCGCCTGCATCAGGGCGACGCTGCTGCGCAGGGCCTGCTCACGGTTTTCCTGGTAGCTGCCGAACGGCAGGTCACCCACCACCCAGGCTGCACGGTTGCCGCGGGCCACGCAGCGGGTGTGGTAAACCATGTCGTCGAGCGACACGGGCACGGTGCTGGTGTGGCCCTGCACGGTCATGCCGAGCGAATCGCCCACCAGGATGCTGTCCACGCCGGCGTCGTCCACGAGGCGCGCAAAAGTCGCGTCGTAGGCGGTCAGCATGGTGATCTTCTCGCCCTGTGCGTGCATCTCGCGCAGGCGGTGCAGGGTCACGGGTTTGCGCGCGGGCGCGGCTGTGCTGCTCATGGTCTGTCCTCAGCTGAGGGGGCCCGTGGCCGCCGTCCAGGGTGTCCGGGGCCCGGGCTCCGCCGGAAGTGGCGCGATTCTAGGCCAGGGCTGCAGGCGACGGGGCGGCAAGGCGTCAGACCCTGCGCGCGGCCCCGGCTCACGGCAGGGCTCGGTCGCCCCCCCGTTCAGGCCGGGCGGTAGGCCAGGCGCACGTAGATGGGCGCGAACGCCTCGGCCTGGGTGATGTCCAGCAGGCCTTCCTTGCCCAGCTCCAGCAGGGCGATGAAGGTCACCACCAGCACCTGCGTGCCCCGCGTCACGTCGAACAGGTCGGCGAACTCGACGAAGCGCTGGCCCTGCAGTGTGCGCAGCACGATGCCCATGTGCTCGCGCACCGACAGCTCCTCGCGGGTGATGGTGTGGTGCGTGTGCAGCCGCGCGCGCTTGAGGATGTCCATCCAGGCCTCGCGCAGGTCGGCCAGGGTGACATCGGGATGGCGCACCACCAGGGACGGGTCGGAGTGCACCTGCACCCGCATGAAATCGCGGCCCAGCAGCGGCAGCTGGTCGAGGCCGGCCGCGGCCAGCTTCATCTGCTCGTATTCGATGAGGCGGCGCACCAGTTCGGCACGCGGGTCTTCCGGCTCCTGCCCATCCTCGGAGGGCTTGGGCGGCAGCAGCATGCGCGACTTGATCTCGATGAGCATGGCCGCCATGAGCAGGTACTCGGAGGCGAGTTCGAGGTTGCGCTTGCGGATCTGGTCGACGTAGGCCAGGTACTGGCGCGTCAGGTCGGCCAGCGGGATGTCGAGGATGTTGAAGTTCTGCTTGCGGATCAGGTACAGCAGCAGATCCAGCGGGCCCTGAAAGGCCTCCAGAAAGACTTCCAGCGCATCCGGCGGGATGTAGAGGTCGGTCGGCAGCGAGAACAGCGGCTCGCCATACAGGCGCGCCACCGCCACGTGGTCCACGACCTCGGGCAGACCCTGCTCGTCCAGCGGGGGCGCGGGCAGGCCGCCGTCCGCGTCGGCAGCCATGGTGTCCGGGTTCACCGTGCGGCGAAAACGGTCAGGTGAGCCGGCCGGGCTCAGGCCTTGGTCTGGTAGACGTAGGGCTTCTGGGGCACACGGGCCTCGCGCCAGTCCTGCTGGGCCTCGCGGTCGATGGCCTTGTCCCACAGCAGGCCACGGCCTTCGCGCTGACGGGCTTCCAGCTGGGGGTCACGCTGCTTGAGGCTGTCGATGAACTGCGTCGCGTCGGACTTGTAGGGTTTCCAGAAAAGCGGCATGGACGGTTCCAGTGAAATGAACGTGGAGCAACCCGACATTTTATCGGCCCGCACGGCTCTGGTGTGCCCCGGAACGAGACAATTCGTCCATGCAGGAAATCGAGCTGAAATTCCAGATCCCGGCCGACGCGCTGGACGCCGTGCGGGTCGCCGTGGCCGCCCTTCCCGGCGGCGAGGCGCCGCCGCAGGTGCTGCAGGCCGCCTACTTCGACACGCCGGACCGCAAACTGGCACGCGCCCGGGCGGCGTTGCGCGTGCGACGCGAAGACGACGAGCGGGTGCAGACCCTCAAGGCGGCTGGCGTCAACGCCCTGACCCGGCTGGAAGACAACCGGACGGTGTCCCCCGCGGCCGACGGGCAGGCGCCCTGGCCTGACCTCGCGCTGCACGAGGGCGAAGCCCGCGCCGCACTGATGCGCGATCTGGCCTGGAACCCGGACACCGACCCGCAGGGCGCGCAGACCGGGCTGCAGGCGCTGTACCGCACCGACATCCGCCGGCGTCGCGCCCGCGTGCCGGTCACGGCCGCTGGGCAGACGCTGGGCACGGTCGAGCTGGCCCTGGACGAGGGCTGGATCGAGGCCGGCACGCTACGACGGCCGGTGTGCGAACTGGAGATCGAACTGGTGGACGGCGAGCCCGCCGCCGTGCTCGCGGCCGCCCGGGACTGGGTGACCGCGCACGGCCTGTGGCTCGATGCCCAGACCAAGGCCCACCGCGGCGACCAGCTGGCCCGTGAGGCCGCGTCCGGCACGCCGAGCCCGGTGCCGCCCGTGCGCCGACGGACACCCGCCCCCCGCCCGGGCACGCCCGCCACGCCGGACGCACGTCGGGTGGCCGCGCTGAACGCCGCGCTGGAACAGGTCGGCCTGAACCTCAGCGAAGTGGCTGCGGACGAAACATCGGACGTGCGCGCCTGGGTGCGCGCCGCGGCGGTGGGCTTGCGCCGCCTGCAATGGCTCGCGCTGCCCGACGATCTGACCGGCGAAGTGACGGCGCTGTACCACGCGCTGCGGCCGGCACCGCGGCAACTGGCGTCCGGCAACGAGGCGGTGACGCTGGCGAGGTCCACCGACACCACCCTGCTGCAGCTCGACCTGCTGGCCCGCCTGCTGCAGCAGGTCGCATGATCGCCTGACGCACCACGACAATGAAAAACGGCCCGGGAACACCGGGCCGTTCTTCCTCGGTCAGCGCGCGGGCTCAGCGAATTCGCATGCCGGGCTCCGCGCCCGGGAAGGGCTCGAGCACATACACACCCGGGTTGGCCTTTTCATCGGCGTGCGACGCGGCCAGCACCATGCCTTCGCTCACGCCGAACTTCATCTTGCGGGGTGCCAGGTTGGCCACCAGCACGGTGAGCTTGCCGATCAGCTGCTCGGGCTGGTAGGCCTCCTTGATGCCGCTGAACACGTTGCGGTGGCGGCCCTCGCCCACGTCCAGCGTCAGGCGCAGCAGCTTGGTGCTGCCTTCCACGAGCTCGGCGTTGACGATCTTCGCAATGCGCAGGTCCACCTTGACGAAGTCGTCGATGGTGATGGTGGGGGCGATGTCCTCACCGCCCGGCTTGGGCACTTCCACCACCGGTGCAGGCGGCGGCTCGAACAGCGCATCCAGCATCTTCACGTCCACGCGCTGCATCAGGTGCTGGTAGGTGCCGATGGTGTGGGCGCCCAGCAGCTGCTCGGCGCTGGCAAACGTCAGCGGCTCGACCTTCAGGAAGGCCTCGACGTTGGCGGCCACCGCGGGCAGCACGGGCTTGAGGTAGATGCTCAGCAGGCGGAAGGCCTCGATGCACACGGTGCAGACTTCCTGCAGGCGGGCGTCCATGCCCTCCTGCTTGGCCAGCTCCCAGGGCTTGTTGGCGTCCACGTACTCGTTCACGCGGTCGGCCAGCAGCATGATCTCGCGCAGCACCTTGCCCAGCTCACGGGCCTCGTACTGCTCGACGATGCTGGCGCGACCGGCCTGCAGCGTGGCCAGCAGCTGCTGGCCATCGTCGCCCAGCGACGCGGTCAGCTTGCCTTCAAAGCGCTTGGCGATGAAGCCCGCGGCCCGGCTGGCGATGTTGACGAACTTGCCGATCAGGTCGGAGTTGACCCGGGCCATGAAGTCGTCCTTGTTGAAGTCGATGTCTTCCACGTTCGCATTGAGCTTGGCGGCGATGTAGTAGCGCAGCCATTCGGGGTTCATGCCGATGCTCAGGTACTTCAGCGGGTCCAGGCCCGTGCCACGGCTCTTGGACATCTTCTCGCCGTTGTTCACGGTCATGAAGCCGTGCACGTTCACCTGGTTCGGCAGCTTGCGGCCGCTGAACTTCAGCATCGCGGGCCAGAACAGGGTGTGGAAGTAGGTGATGTCCTTGCCGATGAAGTGCACCTGCTCCACGGCCGGGTCGGCCATGAACTCGTCGAACGAGCGGGCCTCCCCGTACTTGGCCTTCGGGCCGCCGGCTGCGAAATAGCTCTTGAGCGAGGCCAGGTAGCCGATGGGCGCGTCCAGCCACACATAGAAGTACTTGCCCGGTGCCCCAGGGATCTCGATGCCGAAGTAAGGCGCGTCGCGGCTGATGTCCCAGTCGCCCAGGCCGCCCTCGCCGTTCTCGTCCTTGGTGAACCACTCCTTGATCTTCTTGCTGACGGCCGGCTGCAGCTTGCCGTCCTGCGTCCACTCCTGCAGGAAGTTCAGGCAGCGCGGGTCGGACAGTTTGAAGAAGTAGTGGTCCGAGGTCTTGAGCACCGGCGTGGCGCCCGACAGGGCCGAGTACGGGTTCTTCAGCTCGGTGGGCGCGTAGACGGCGCCGCACACCTCGCACGAATCACCATACTGGTCCTTGGCCGCGCACTTCGGGCACTCGCCCTTGATGAAGCGGTCGGCCAGGAACATGCCCTTTTCGGGGTCGAAGAACTGCTGAACAGGGCGCACGTCGATCAGGCCCTGGTCCTTCAGGGCCAGGTAGATGCTCTGCGCCAGCTCGTGGTTCTCCGGGCTGTCCGTCGACGACCAGTGGTCGAAGCTGATGTGGAAGCCGTCCAGATACGGCTTGCGGCCGGCGGCAATGTCGGCCACGAACTGCTGCGGGGTCTTGCCGACCTTCTGTGCCGCGATCATGATGGGCGCGCCGTGGGCGTCATCGGCGCCCACGAAGTGCACCTGGTGGCCCTGCATGCGCTGGAACCGCACCCAGATGTCGGCCTGGATGTACTCCATGATGTGGCCGATGTGGAAGTGGCCGTTGGCGTAGGGCAGCGCGGTGGTGACGAAGAGCTGGCGTGGCATGGTTGCGTGGCAGGCGGCATCCGGGCCCCGGCCGACGCGTCGATGCGACGGACACAAGACCCTGCGTTCAATCTGGAGGGAGTCCGCGATTTTAGGCCGCGCTAGACTGGCCAGCCGGAAAGAATTGCATGCAGTCCACCATGAACGCCCCCACGCCCCTCGAGACCGCCGCCCTTGATGCCCTGCGCACCGTCACCGATCCGCTGACCGGCCAGGACTGGGTGAGCACCCGCCACCTCCAGTCGCTCACCGTCGACCAGGGTGTGGCCCGCGTGGCGATCTCGCTGGGCTACCCGGCGCGTTCGCAGTGGCCGGCCTACACGGCCCTGGTGGAAGCCGCCCTGAAAGAAGTCCCCGGCATCACTGGCCTGGACGTGAGCTGGCGCACCGACATCCGTACGCACGCGGCCACGCGCGGCCAGGCCTTGCTGCCCGGCGTGAAGAACATCCTGGCCGTGGCCTCCGGCAAGGGCGGTGTCGGCAAAAGCACCACGGCCGTCAACCTGGCGCTGTCGCTGGCGGCAGAAGGCGCCCGCGTCGGCATGCTGGACGCCGACATCTACGGCCCCAGCCAGCCCATGATGCTGGGCCTGAGCGGCAAGCCCGAGAGCCCGGATGGCAAGACCATCAACCCACCCACCAACCACGGGCTGCAGATGATGTCCATGGGGCTGCTGGTCGAGAACCAGTCGGCCACCATCTGGCGCGGCCCGATGGCCAGCCAGGCCTTCGACCAGCTGCTGCGCCTGACCAACTGGGGCCATCCGGACGAACCGCTCGACTACCTTGTGGTCGACCTGCCGCCCGGCACCGGCGACATCCACCTGAGCATCTGCCAGCGCTCGCCGCTGACGGCCGCCGTCATCGTGACCACGCCGCAGGACATCGCCCTGCTGGACGCGAAGAAGGGCCTGCAGATGTTCGAGAAGGTCAGCGTGCCCGTGCTCGGCGTGGTCGAGAACATGGCGGTGTTCTGCTGCCCGAACTGTGGCCACCAGGAACACATCTTCGGCGAGGACGGCGGCAAGCGCATGGCCGCGGAGTTCAACGTCCCGCTG
This is a stretch of genomic DNA from Aquabacterium olei. It encodes these proteins:
- the panC gene encoding pantoate--beta-alanine ligase → MKVIHTIAELRATLSAAPAAPVFVPTMGNLHDGHLDLIRRARELAGESGSPVVASIFVNRLQFGPNEDFDTYPRTLQRDAELLTAAGCDILFAPSEAELYPEPQGYKVVPPSELADILEGAFRPGFFTGVCTVVHKLFNLVQPRAAVFGKKDYQQLMVIRNMVRQMGLPIEIVGGETLRADDGLALSSRNGYLSEAERAEAVQLSAALQAVRAQITQARDAGRLDGGAVLALEEATMAGLRGRGWVPDYVLVRRQRDLLPAADAELAAGEPLVCLAAAKLGKTRLIDNLEI
- a CDS encoding DUF3460 family protein, which codes for MPLFWKPYKSDATQFIDSLKQRDPQLEARQREGRGLLWDKAIDREAQQDWREARVPQKPYVYQTKA
- a CDS encoding CYTH domain-containing protein, translating into MQEIELKFQIPADALDAVRVAVAALPGGEAPPQVLQAAYFDTPDRKLARARAALRVRREDDERVQTLKAAGVNALTRLEDNRTVSPAADGQAPWPDLALHEGEARAALMRDLAWNPDTDPQGAQTGLQALYRTDIRRRRARVPVTAAGQTLGTVELALDEGWIEAGTLRRPVCELEIELVDGEPAAVLAAARDWVTAHGLWLDAQTKAHRGDQLAREAASGTPSPVPPVRRRTPAPRPGTPATPDARRVAALNAALEQVGLNLSEVAADETSDVRAWVRAAAVGLRRLQWLALPDDLTGEVTALYHALRPAPRQLASGNEAVTLARSTDTTLLQLDLLARLLQQVA
- the apbC gene encoding iron-sulfur cluster carrier protein ApbC, giving the protein MQSTMNAPTPLETAALDALRTVTDPLTGQDWVSTRHLQSLTVDQGVARVAISLGYPARSQWPAYTALVEAALKEVPGITGLDVSWRTDIRTHAATRGQALLPGVKNILAVASGKGGVGKSTTAVNLALSLAAEGARVGMLDADIYGPSQPMMLGLSGKPESPDGKTINPPTNHGLQMMSMGLLVENQSATIWRGPMASQAFDQLLRLTNWGHPDEPLDYLVVDLPPGTGDIHLSICQRSPLTAAVIVTTPQDIALLDAKKGLQMFEKVSVPVLGVVENMAVFCCPNCGHQEHIFGEDGGKRMAAEFNVPLLGSMPLNLKIRQQADSGQPTLVAEPDGELAGLYKAMARQAAALMSKLPKDYSSKLPGVTVQSKA
- the metG gene encoding methionine--tRNA ligase, with translation MPRQLFVTTALPYANGHFHIGHIMEYIQADIWVRFQRMQGHQVHFVGADDAHGAPIMIAAQKVGKTPQQFVADIAAGRKPYLDGFHISFDHWSSTDSPENHELAQSIYLALKDQGLIDVRPVQQFFDPEKGMFLADRFIKGECPKCAAKDQYGDSCEVCGAVYAPTELKNPYSALSGATPVLKTSDHYFFKLSDPRCLNFLQEWTQDGKLQPAVSKKIKEWFTKDENGEGGLGDWDISRDAPYFGIEIPGAPGKYFYVWLDAPIGYLASLKSYFAAGGPKAKYGEARSFDEFMADPAVEQVHFIGKDITYFHTLFWPAMLKFSGRKLPNQVNVHGFMTVNNGEKMSKSRGTGLDPLKYLSIGMNPEWLRYYIAAKLNANVEDIDFNKDDFMARVNSDLIGKFVNIASRAAGFIAKRFEGKLTASLGDDGQQLLATLQAGRASIVEQYEARELGKVLREIMLLADRVNEYVDANKPWELAKQEGMDARLQEVCTVCIEAFRLLSIYLKPVLPAVAANVEAFLKVEPLTFASAEQLLGAHTIGTYQHLMQRVDVKMLDALFEPPPAPVVEVPKPGGEDIAPTITIDDFVKVDLRIAKIVNAELVEGSTKLLRLTLDVGEGRHRNVFSGIKEAYQPEQLIGKLTVLVANLAPRKMKFGVSEGMVLAASHADEKANPGVYVLEPFPGAEPGMRIR
- the panB gene encoding 3-methyl-2-oxobutanoate hydroxymethyltransferase produces the protein MSSTAAPARKPVTLHRLREMHAQGEKITMLTAYDATFARLVDDAGVDSILVGDSLGMTVQGHTSTVPVSLDDMVYHTRCVARGNRAAWVVGDLPFGSYQENREQALRSSVALMQAGAHMVKLEGGGWTAETVHFLTERGVPVCAHLGLTPQSVHALGGYRIQGRDEAGATTLRRHARELADAGAAMMVLELMPSQVARDVQTDNPGVMTIGIGAGQGTAGQVLVLHDMLNLTRGKLPRFVRDFTAEGGSAEEAIRRYVAAVKNGSFPDETLHGY
- a CDS encoding segregation and condensation protein A, with translation MAADADGGLPAPPLDEQGLPEVVDHVAVARLYGEPLFSLPTDLYIPPDALEVFLEAFQGPLDLLLYLIRKQNFNILDIPLADLTRQYLAYVDQIRKRNLELASEYLLMAAMLIEIKSRMLLPPKPSEDGQEPEDPRAELVRRLIEYEQMKLAAAGLDQLPLLGRDFMRVQVHSDPSLVVRHPDVTLADLREAWMDILKRARLHTHHTITREELSVREHMGIVLRTLQGQRFVEFADLFDVTRGTQVLVVTFIALLELGKEGLLDITQAEAFAPIYVRLAYRPA